From the Polaribacter gangjinensis genome, the window AATCAGTTTTACCAACCAGATTTGCCAATCAATTCATGGCCTCATTCAACTCGAGTTTTGGACTGTGGAAATGGGTTGAGTTTTATAATGATGTTGCATTTTTAAAAAGCAGAAACTCACCCGTATTTTTTGCTTATAACAACGGAATTCGTTTAAACTTTGTTCATCAAATTTTAGAAGTCTATTTTCCATTATACTCAAACAATGGATGGGAAATTTCTAAAGGAAATTACCAAGAAAAAATCCGATTTACTTTCACTGCTGATTTAAACGCAATTTTTAGCTTCATAAGAAGAGGAGTTTTGTAAACTCAAACTAATTGATTTTTATTGTATATTTTATAACAATGCAATGGAATTTGTTATTAATATTATCATATTCTTAATTTTTATAAATATTTTTAAATATCAATTAAAATATTTTATATTTGTTGCAGTTTAAATAAATAAACATGTTGCAAGAAACAAAATCAATTACCTCTAATGAAATTTCATTCAGTGATTTTAAAAAAGAAGTTTTAAACGACTATAAAATAGCCAAAATTAGTAGAGAATGTAGTTTATTAGGCAGACGTGAAGTTTTAACAGGAAAGGCAAAATTTGGGATATTTGGTGATGGAAAAGAAGTGCCCCAATTAGCTATGGCAAAAGCCTTTAAAAAAGGCGACTTTAGATCTGGTTATTACCGAGATCAAACGTTTATGATGGCTCTTGGCGAACTTTCTGCTCAACAATTTTTTGCTGGATTGTACGCTCATGCAGACATCAAAGCTGATCCAATGTCTGCAGGAAGACAAATGGGAGGCCACTTTGCAACACATAGTTTGAACGAGGATGGAAGTTGGAAAAATCTTACAAAACAATACAATTCAAGTTCTGATATTTCACCTACTGCTGGGCAAATGCCTCGTTTGTTGGGTTTAGCACAAGCATCTAAAGTATACCGAAACGAAAAAAGTGTTCAAAAAAATACCCATTTTTCTATCAATGGAAATGAAGTTGCTTGGGGAACAATTGGAAACGCAAGTACCAGTGAAGGTCTATTTTTCGAAACTATCAATGCTGCTGGTGTGTTACAAGTACCTATGGTAATGAGTGTTTGGGATGATGAATACGGAATTTCAGTTCACGCAAAATATCAAACTACCAAAGAAAGTATTTCTGAAATATTAAAAGGATTTCAAAGAGACTCGAAACATAATGGTTACGAAATTTTTGTAGTAAATGGTTGGGATTACGTGCAATTGATGGATGTGTATCAAAAAGCAGCAAATATCGCCAGAGAAGAGCACGTTCCTGTGTTGATTCATGTTAAAGAATTGACGCAACCTCAAGGGCATTCTACTTCAGGTTCACATGAACGATATAAAGAAAAAGAGCGTTTGCAATGGGAAAAAGACCATGATTGTATTAACAAAATGCGCGAATGGATCTTAGAATTTGAATTGGAAACTCAAGATGGAGAAATTTTACGTTTTGTAGATTCTGAAGAAGAGTTAATTCTGATAGAAAAACAAGCTAAAAAAGAAGTTGCTGAAGCTAAAAAAGAAGCTTGGAATGCATATTTGAATGAAATTAAATTGGATCTTTCTAAAGTTGTTTCAATTTTAGATGATGTTGCTAAAAAAAGTAAAAATGGTGCTTTTATCAACAAATACAAATCTGATTTATCAGCACTTATAGAACCTACTAAAAAAGATGTTTTAAGTACTGCAAGAAAATGTTTACGATATTTAAAAGATGAAAATATAGCAGAAAAAACAGCTTTACAACAATTTATAAAAAATGCCATTGACATTGCTTTTGACAAATATTCATCACATTTAACAAATGAATCTTCAAAAAGTGTGTTGCATATTTCTGAAAAACTACCCAGCTATTCTCAAGAAAAAAATATAGTTGATGCAAGGGTAATCATGAGAGATAATTTTGATGCACTCCTTACAAAGCATCCCGAAA encodes:
- a CDS encoding alpha-ketoacid dehydrogenase subunit alpha/beta produces the protein MLQETKSITSNEISFSDFKKEVLNDYKIAKISRECSLLGRREVLTGKAKFGIFGDGKEVPQLAMAKAFKKGDFRSGYYRDQTFMMALGELSAQQFFAGLYAHADIKADPMSAGRQMGGHFATHSLNEDGSWKNLTKQYNSSSDISPTAGQMPRLLGLAQASKVYRNEKSVQKNTHFSINGNEVAWGTIGNASTSEGLFFETINAAGVLQVPMVMSVWDDEYGISVHAKYQTTKESISEILKGFQRDSKHNGYEIFVVNGWDYVQLMDVYQKAANIAREEHVPVLIHVKELTQPQGHSTSGSHERYKEKERLQWEKDHDCINKMREWILEFELETQDGEILRFVDSEEELILIEKQAKKEVAEAKKEAWNAYLNEIKLDLSKVVSILDDVAKKSKNGAFINKYKSDLSALIEPTKKDVLSTARKCLRYLKDENIAEKTALQQFIKNAIDIAFDKYSSHLTNESSKSVLHISEKLPSYSQEKNIVDARVIMRDNFDALLTKHPEILIFGEDAGFIGDVNQGLEGLQEKFGNIRISDTGIREATIIGQGIGLAMRGLRPIAEVQYLDYLLYALQIMSDDLATLRYRTFGKQKAPLIVRTRGHRLEGIWHAGSPLGAIINSLRGIHVLVPRNMTKAAGFYNTLLEGDDPALVIECLNGYRLKEELPTNLGEFKTAIGVVETIKSGSDMTVVSYGSTLRLVEEAAKELQQVGIDIEIIDAQSLLPFDLKHECVKSLEKTNKLLVVDEDVPGGASAYILQEIVENQNGYLYLDSKPATLTAKAHRPAYGTDGDYFSKPSTEDIFEKIYEMMHEYNPYKFKRLY